Part of the Oncorhynchus keta strain PuntledgeMale-10-30-2019 chromosome 31, Oket_V2, whole genome shotgun sequence genome, TCCTTTCTATctgtccttctccttctccttatcttccatctcccctctctctcacctctctcgtGGCACCATATGTGCTGTGGATGTGCTGTGGATTTGGGACTGTGTAGAGCAGTGAGCAGTGTTTATCACAGATAAAATGTGTCTTCATGTCTAGGAGGACAGAGGGGATGGATGCACAGGGATCAgcaatatactgtgtgtgtgatgttccctctctgtttctcttctcaGAATCCAACTGCACTTACTTCAAATTCTTCACCAATGGAGACAACGCAGTCATATTTATGAAGACGACCCACAAGAGTAAGTCAGCATCTTAAGTCTCGCGTCTgccgcctcctcctccttctctccctctctcctcctccttctctccctctctccctctccttctctccctctcccctttctctctttctcactgtgcTGTATTTATCCCCTGTGATGTCACTCTCAAATGCACAATGCTCACTGAGGTGTaactctgccctccctccctaattctcccctgtcttcctctccaacACCTCTTCACTCTTTCTCTAACCACTTCTCCCTCTATTcacttcctctccatccctctctcctcctcctctcattcggTCTCTTtcacctccccttctcccccgcctctctctcccacctcccccagacctgaACATAGCGGCTGCTATCCTAGCAATGATAGCTCTGTCTATGATGGTGATGGGAGCAATCTGTATCACCATGTCCCTCAGTAAAGGAGTGCCCTTCTTCCTCAAGCCCGCCTCCTTCTGCTTCATCCTATCAGGTAAGGGGAAATAGACTACAAGGAGAGCAGCCACTATTCTGGGTGTAGACTTAGACCTCCCTGTagggaaataaacaatcaaaaatgtacagtaaacattacgctCGCAAAAGTTCAacagaataaagacatttcaaatgtcatattatgtctatatacagtcgtggccaaaagttctgagaatgacagaaatattacttttcacaaagtctgctacctcagtgtctttagatatttttgtcagatgttactatggaatattgaagtataattacaagtatttcataagtgtcaaaggcttttattgacaattacatgaagttgatgcaaagagtcaatatttgcagtgttgacccttctttttcaagacctctgcaatctgccctggcatgctgtcaattaacttctgggccacatcccgactgatggcagcccattcttgcataatcaatgcttggagtctgtcagaatttgtgggtttttgtttgtccacccgcctcttgaggtttgaccacaagttctcaatgggatcaaggtctggggagtttcctggccatggacccaaaatatcaatgttttgttccccgagccacttagttagcACTTTTGCCtaatggcaaggtgctccatcatgctggaaaaggcattgttcgtcaccaaactgttcctggatggttgggagaagttgccctcggaggatgtgttggtaccattctttattcatggctgtgttcttaggcaaaattgtgagtgaacccactcccttggctgagaagcaaccccacacatgaatggtctcaggatgctttactgttgtcatgacacaggactgatggtagcgctcaccttgtcttctccggacaagcttttttccggatgccccaaacaatcggaaagagagaaaatgactttaccccagtcctcagcagtccaatccctgtaccttttgcagaatatcagtctgtccctgatgtttttcctggagagaagtggtttctttgctgcccttcttgacaccaggccatcctccaaaagtctttgctaCACTGTGTGTGCCGatacactcacacctgcctgctgccattcctgagcaagctctgtactggtgccccgatcccgcagctgaatcaactttaggagatggtcctggcgcttgctggactttcttgggtgccctgaagccttcttcacaacaattgaactgctctccttgaagttcttgatttaggtgcaatcttactggcagcaatatccttgcctgtgaagccctttttgtgcaaagcaatgatgacggcatgtgtttccttgcaggtaaccatgattgacagaggaagaacaatgattccaagcaccaccctccttttgaaactTCCAGTCTGTttttcaaactcaatcagcatgacagagtgatctccagccttgtcctcgtcaacactcacacctgtgttaacgagagaatcactgacatgatgtcagctggtccttttgtggcaggggtGAAATGCAGTGTAAATGTCTTTTTtaggattcagttcatttgcatggcaaagagggactttgcaattaattgcaattcatctgatcactcttcataacattctggagtatatgcaaattgccatcatacaaactgaggtagCAGactttgtgtcattctcaaaacttttggccacaactgtacagtATTGTAATTATGTGCAAAATACAAAATGGAAAATGAATACACATAAATAGGTCGTATTTACaatagtgtttgttcttcactggttgccctttcttGCGGCAACagttcacaaatcttgctgctgggATGACTCACTGTGGTATTTCAcgcaatagatatgggagtttatcaaaattgcaattgtttttcaaattctttgtgggtctgtgtaatctgagggaaacatgtgtctctaaaattgtcatacatttggcaggtcaggaagtgcagctccgtttccacctcattttgtgggcagtgtgcacatagtctgtcttctcttcagagccaggtctgcctacggcaccctctctcaatagcaaggctatgctcactgagtctgtacattgtCAAATATTTCCTTATTTTTGGGTCAGTaatagtggtcaggtattctgccactgtgtactctctgtttagtgcCAAATACCCTTCCAGTTTGCTCGAtatttttgtaaattctttccaatgtgtcacgtaattatctttttgttttctcatgatttggctggggacagaagcaccagatcatcagcaaacagcagacatttgacttcagattctagtagggtgaggccgggcgCTGCAGACTGTTCTCGTCAATTCGTTGATGTATATTTTGAAGAGGGtcgggcttaagctgcatccctgtctcaccccccagacctgtgaaaaaaaaacatttttttggccaattttaactgcacatTTGTTgcttgtgtacatggattttacaATGTATATTTTCCctcaacaccactttccatcaatttgtatagctctctctttctcactctctctcccctcacacctcctctccatctcaccttcttactcccactccctccctcagGTCTACTGGTTCTGCTGTCTATACTGGTGTTTCACCAGTCAGTGTTGGCCCTGTTGTCATCTGACCACTCCATACCGCTCCACCACGAGCTCTCCTGGTCCGTGGCCTGTGTGGGCTTCGCTGGGGCCATCCTCATTATGGGGGGGATCCTTTTCCTGatcctctccctcccctataGCCCATGGGAAAAATGTCTGCCTCAACGCAACAGCAGCACTACCTAGCACATGGGAGGCCATGGGAGTTTTATATCAGGATCGCAATcaaactccagtcctcgagggaAGCACTGTCTACAGGCTTTAGTTGTCAAGTATAAATCAGACACTGATCAGAACAACTACAACCAGTAGACACTGATGCCACCCAGGAGTTGAGTTGGAGACCCCTGTTTATATTGTCAGTTATATTGTCAAACTAGACTGAAAGACTGACTAACTTGTAGGTCGACACAGTGTTTACTTAATGCAATAACAATGATGCTCACTAACTGTGCCTTGAACTCTACAAGCCTGCCCTAAAGCCTGCGACCTTACCAGAAAACACTACGTAGACCACAACTTCTCCACATTTTGGTATCATGACCAACCTATAGCTTTTAGAAGTTTCTGATGACCTACCAAAGAACAAGAAATGTTTCTAAGCAGAACACTACGTAGACCACAACTTCCCCACTTTTTGGCATCATGACCAACCTATAACTTTAAGAAGTTTCTGACGACCTACCAAAGAACAAGCAATGTTTCTAAGCAGAACCCGGTCTTTACCAGGGGGGTAATGCTGGGttaaacaaaaccaaagcatggattgatGTCTTAACTTGTCCATTGACTGCtaacagggtaaggaaaccaatatgtcatttaGTTATTGAACTAGTTCTTTAAACACAACACCAATCACACTGTAGTTGTAGATAAAGACCCAGCAGTGGGGTGCAGCATCCTGTCTGTACTATAAACTATGTACTAACCATTACTTATTGATAATGTTACTTAGCCAATGAAATGGTAACATGGTAACCATGGTAACATGTAGGTCACTACCGTTGCTAAGGGAGGAGATGCTATATTGTTTCCAGGAAGTGGCATAGCCATCTCTGCTACATGGCACGCCTTGCAGGTTGTCACTATTAATCTATTATGAATGTTTATGACGTCTTACACTTAATACCTAGAAATAATATATTATCTATTTATTATCTACACATTGTCCACATGAATGAATGTTGTTTTTACGTAAGAATGTGTGAATGATTTAATGTATGTATGGAAGATAACGATTTATATTTGAGAGTGTATTGTATAGACTCACTTTACAAGCACAGCTCTGTATATAaaatatgtgtttgtgttttattTATACCTGCACACTGCAGCCTTTTGTTCAAGCTTAGGGgggtgtttttagtttttagCTTATTCAAACCCTTTTTTCATCATGTGTTTTATTTGTCATAATAAAGCCCACCTTGTCTTTCTCTACCTACATGTTTGTTTGGGGAAATGCACATTGTGCATAAATGGTCCTATGATCATATGTATGTCTCACTGGGTTTGCTTTTGAAATAAATAGACTTGACATAAGAAACGCTCTCGTACTTTGTCTTGTGTACGAGTCCTTTTCTCCCTTCGAACTTAAATGCAACCAGTTTTTTAACCCTTACCAACAGACGTACCAACCCCCCCcaactctctccctctaaaaTTAGTACATTGCTCATCCCTGAGAAACCTTATCCATGAATGTAAATTAAGTACCTCACCCCTACCCTCACCCTTACCCCGATGTGCACCTGCACCCCCACATCTCCCAACCCcactttctctcctgtctctaggGGAGCACCTCTTCCCAAGCCACCCACCTCTGTTGCCCTCACCCCATTGGACCAGAGATGGTGTACTAGGTCAGAAGGGTCCTAGAACCTCCTTCCATGTCTGTTCCCTTCCTTTTGGACCCCCTCTGCCCTAATTGTCCAAGGGGGGGTACAGAGACcaccaacacacatacactctaGCCCTCCACCGCTCCCATTGAGCAGAAACTGAAACCAGTGCTGACACATGACACGGTGTTCAGATAGTATATATAGCTGTTTAATGGTTCTGCACAGCCACTTTGACGAGAGCAATAGAAGCACTTCTGGCTTGTACCAGGTGTACACCTCAGAGTGTACACCTCACACCTCAGAGGGTACACCTCACACCTCAGAGTGTACACCTCACACCTCAGAGTGTACACCTCACACCTCAGAGTGTACACCTCACACCTCAGAGTGTACACCTCACAGCTCAGAGGGTACACCTCACACCTCAGAGGGTACACCTCACACCTCAGAGTGTACACCTCACACCTCAGAGTGTACACCTCACACCTCAGAGTGTACACCTCACA contains:
- the LOC118363017 gene encoding voltage-dependent calcium channel gamma-6 subunit-like, whose amino-acid sequence is MWANYIVQPEEDGRMGVVGAGPHGGLAGVKGVGRATRRTPRMSDSQEGKIKLAFFVAIVGVTLTVLGVGTEFWVELATPKTWSNNQTCQTAHYGLWKGCTRTLWVDDINPERESCGPADLPGESNCTYFKFFTNGDNAVIFMKTTHKNLNIAAAILAMIALSMMVMGAICITMSLSKGVPFFLKPASFCFILSGLLVLLSILVFHQSVLALLSSDHSIPLHHELSWSVACVGFAGAILIMGGILFLILSLPYSPWEKCLPQRNSSTT